One part of the Pelodiscus sinensis isolate JC-2024 chromosome 16, ASM4963464v1, whole genome shotgun sequence genome encodes these proteins:
- the CCDC78 gene encoding coiled-coil domain-containing protein 78 isoform X1, with product MRGTRKTQYQAKILTFQHQLNEHVYPGRAMESESISTLQEQVQRLTNENLTNPPGHAAGRRPLEQLPRLQYSTVNLAGLEQPPTHGMMQLQDRNESLYTKLGELQEKMGKLAGSKTDLSSRLVFSEEEKLKISRDLIDLQIDTNKMKEQYETENFELKNMVLTLENRILELELHNDKVTGERDALQECLHTMETNRKALADEYISLKSNYLALGKAHEQEVAKNEELSIELLNVVHTRHSLPQLRNNYSQVLANESLAELERVRAVVHHLSARKVKPEDIVASEHERRKVERHLLGNQDHIKVEIEKMKRTCDSQQQKLEERVVAMGKELQEAKRAIRNTQHKLAEQSAVLFTSQSQLKEVEAENSQLQLQLKELNQEYRYRLTQYIKDLAEYMDSKSNAAKGPSKEPADHAHMKCFVDSMLKDIRAAYKSREQQLAGAARGYKKRMQNLVRRHENLLIAYRMQREQIQSQGISEMDPGPPEFHFAITDSELLTSTIQELNQLREDKAKLETELNELKEKMFFLCLQKRLHESSALGPFQRKLDEEGWAEIRKQLREFTHTTQEDLERERSQLLIRAIMAEEQLLELQEYVDKHLARYKQEILRLRKLVGIEAPRAFSAGASDTYLMQKPKRTISHEL from the exons ATGAGAGGCACAAGAAAGACACAG TATCAGGCAAAGATCCTGACCTTTCAGCACCAACTAAATGAACACGTGTATCCTGGGAGAGCCATGGAGAGTGAGAGCATAAGCACCCTCCAAGAACAGGTCCAGCGCCTCACCAATGAAAAC TTAACCAACCCACCGGGTCATGCTGCAGGCAGGAGACCACTGGAGCAGTTACCCCGCCTGCAGTACAGCACAGTGAacctggctggactggagcaaCCCCCCACCCATGGCATG ATGCAGCTGCAGGATAGAAATGAAAGTCTGTACACAAAGCTTGGAGAACTGCAGGAGAAGATGGGGAAGCTGGCTGGTTCCAAAACAGACTTGTCATCCAGATTGGTCTTCAGTGAGGAAGAGAAACTTAAG ATTTCCAGGGACCTCATTGATCTCCAGATTGACACAAACAAAATGAAAGAGCAGTATGAAACAGAAAACTTTGAACTGAAAAATATG GTCCTGACCCTGGAGAACCGTATTCTGGAGCTGGAGCTCCACAATGATAAGGTCACCGGGGAGCGTGATGCCCTGCAGGAATGCCTACACACCATGGAAACCAATCGCAAGGCACTGGCTGATGAATACATCAGTCTGAAAAGCAACTATCTGGCCCTGGGTAAAGCACATGAACAAGAG GTTGCTAAGAATGAAGAGCTGAGCATAGAGCTGCTAAATGTAGTCCACACCAGGCACTCTCTTCCTCAGTTACGGAATAACTATTCCCAGGTCCTGGCCAATGAAAGCTTAGCTGAGCTGGAAAGGGTGCGGGCTGTGGTCCACCACCTCTCTGCCCGGAAAGTGAAG ccaGAAGATATAGTTGCCTCTGAACACGAACGTCGAAAAGTGGAGAGACAT TTGCTTGGAAACCAAGATCACATAAAAGTTGAGATTGAAAAGATGAAGCGAACATGTGACTCTCAGCAACAGAAGCTggaagagagagt AGTGGCAATGGggaaggagctgcaggaggccaagAGAGCAATTCGCAATACTCAGCACAAACTGGCGGAGCAGTCAGCG GTGCTGTTTACCTCTCAGAGCCAGCTCAAAGAGGTGGAGGCTGAGAATTCCCAGCTGCAGCTTCAGCTGAAGGAGCTGAACCAGGAATATCGCTATCGTCTCACTCAGTACATCAAGGACCTGGCG GAATATATGGACAGCAAATCAAATGCTGCTAAGGGGCCTAGCAAAGAACCAGCTGACCATGCCCACATGAAGTGCTTTGTGGACAGCATGCTGAAGGACATCCGAGCTGCCTATAAATCTcgggagcagcagctggctggagCTGCACGTGGTTACAAGAAGCGCATGCAGAACCTAGTCAGGAGGCATGAAAACCTGCTCATTGCTTATAG GATGCAGCGTGAGCAGATCCAGTCTCAGGGCATCAGCGAGATGGACCCAGGCCCTCCTGAGTTCCATTTCGCCATCACAGATTCTGAGCTACTGACAAGCACCATCCAGGAGCTAAACCAACTGCGAGAGGACAAAGCAAAACTAGAGACAGAGCTGAATGAACTGAAGGAGAAG ATGTTCTTCCTTTGCCTACAGAAAAGACTGCATGAAAGCTCTGCACTAGGACCATTTCAGCG CAAACTGGATGAGGAAGGCTGGGCAGAGATCAGGAAGCAGCTTCGAGAGTTCACACATACTACCCAG GAGGATCTGGAAAGGGAAAGAAGCCAGCTGCTGATTCGGGCAATTATGGCTGAAGAGCAGTTGCTGGAGCTGCAGGAATATGTAGATAAGCATCTTGCAAg GTACAAGCAAGAGATCCTGAGGTTAAGGAAACTTGTAGGGATTGAGGCACCCCGAGCATTCAGTGCTGGGGCTTCTGATACTTACTTAATGCAGAAACCCAAAAGAACCATCAGCCATGAACTGTAG
- the CCDC78 gene encoding coiled-coil domain-containing protein 78 isoform X6: protein MESESISTLQEQVQRLTNENMQLQDRNESLYTKLGELQEKMGKLAGSKTDLSSRLVFSEEEKLKISRDLIDLQIDTNKMKEQYETENFELKNMVLTLENRILELELHNDKVTGERDALQECLHTMETNRKALADEYISLKSNYLALGKAHEQEVAKNEELSIELLNVVHTRHSLPQLRNNYSQVLANESLAELERVRAVVHHLSARKVKPEDIVASEHERRKVERHLLGNQDHIKVEIEKMKRTCDSQQQKLEERVVAMGKELQEAKRAIRNTQHKLAEQSAVLFTSQSQLKEVEAENSQLQLQLKELNQEYRYRLTQYIKDLAEYMDSKSNAAKGPSKEPADHAHMKCFVDSMLKDIRAAYKSREQQLAGAARGYKKRMQNLVRRHENLLIAYRMQREQIQSQGISEMDPGPPEFHFAITDSELLTSTIQELNQLREDKAKLETELNELKEKKRLHESSALGPFQRKLDEEGWAEIRKQLREFTHTTQEDLERERSQLLIRAIMAEEQLLELQEYVDKHLARYKQEILRLRKLVGIEAPRAFSAGASDTYLMQKPKRTISHEL, encoded by the exons ATGGAGAGTGAGAGCATAAGCACCCTCCAAGAACAGGTCCAGCGCCTCACCAATGAAAAC ATGCAGCTGCAGGATAGAAATGAAAGTCTGTACACAAAGCTTGGAGAACTGCAGGAGAAGATGGGGAAGCTGGCTGGTTCCAAAACAGACTTGTCATCCAGATTGGTCTTCAGTGAGGAAGAGAAACTTAAG ATTTCCAGGGACCTCATTGATCTCCAGATTGACACAAACAAAATGAAAGAGCAGTATGAAACAGAAAACTTTGAACTGAAAAATATG GTCCTGACCCTGGAGAACCGTATTCTGGAGCTGGAGCTCCACAATGATAAGGTCACCGGGGAGCGTGATGCCCTGCAGGAATGCCTACACACCATGGAAACCAATCGCAAGGCACTGGCTGATGAATACATCAGTCTGAAAAGCAACTATCTGGCCCTGGGTAAAGCACATGAACAAGAG GTTGCTAAGAATGAAGAGCTGAGCATAGAGCTGCTAAATGTAGTCCACACCAGGCACTCTCTTCCTCAGTTACGGAATAACTATTCCCAGGTCCTGGCCAATGAAAGCTTAGCTGAGCTGGAAAGGGTGCGGGCTGTGGTCCACCACCTCTCTGCCCGGAAAGTGAAG ccaGAAGATATAGTTGCCTCTGAACACGAACGTCGAAAAGTGGAGAGACAT TTGCTTGGAAACCAAGATCACATAAAAGTTGAGATTGAAAAGATGAAGCGAACATGTGACTCTCAGCAACAGAAGCTggaagagagagt AGTGGCAATGGggaaggagctgcaggaggccaagAGAGCAATTCGCAATACTCAGCACAAACTGGCGGAGCAGTCAGCG GTGCTGTTTACCTCTCAGAGCCAGCTCAAAGAGGTGGAGGCTGAGAATTCCCAGCTGCAGCTTCAGCTGAAGGAGCTGAACCAGGAATATCGCTATCGTCTCACTCAGTACATCAAGGACCTGGCG GAATATATGGACAGCAAATCAAATGCTGCTAAGGGGCCTAGCAAAGAACCAGCTGACCATGCCCACATGAAGTGCTTTGTGGACAGCATGCTGAAGGACATCCGAGCTGCCTATAAATCTcgggagcagcagctggctggagCTGCACGTGGTTACAAGAAGCGCATGCAGAACCTAGTCAGGAGGCATGAAAACCTGCTCATTGCTTATAG GATGCAGCGTGAGCAGATCCAGTCTCAGGGCATCAGCGAGATGGACCCAGGCCCTCCTGAGTTCCATTTCGCCATCACAGATTCTGAGCTACTGACAAGCACCATCCAGGAGCTAAACCAACTGCGAGAGGACAAAGCAAAACTAGAGACAGAGCTGAATGAACTGAAGGAGAAG AAAAGACTGCATGAAAGCTCTGCACTAGGACCATTTCAGCG CAAACTGGATGAGGAAGGCTGGGCAGAGATCAGGAAGCAGCTTCGAGAGTTCACACATACTACCCAG GAGGATCTGGAAAGGGAAAGAAGCCAGCTGCTGATTCGGGCAATTATGGCTGAAGAGCAGTTGCTGGAGCTGCAGGAATATGTAGATAAGCATCTTGCAAg GTACAAGCAAGAGATCCTGAGGTTAAGGAAACTTGTAGGGATTGAGGCACCCCGAGCATTCAGTGCTGGGGCTTCTGATACTTACTTAATGCAGAAACCCAAAAGAACCATCAGCCATGAACTGTAG
- the CCDC78 gene encoding coiled-coil domain-containing protein 78 isoform X3 gives MRGTRKTQYQAKILTFQHQLNEHVYPGRAMESESISTLQEQVQRLTNENLTNPPGHAAGRRPLEQLPRLQYSTVNLAGLEQPPTHGMMQLQDRNESLYTKLGELQEKMGKLAGSKTDLSSRLVFSEEEKLKISRDLIDLQIDTNKMKEQYETENFELKNMVLTLENRILELELHNDKVTGERDALQECLHTMETNRKALADEYISLKSNYLALGKAHEQEVAKNEELSIELLNVVHTRHSLPQLRNNYSQVLANESLAELERVRAVVHHLSARKVKPEDIVASEHERRKVERHLLGNQDHIKVEIEKMKRTCDSQQQKLEERVVAMGKELQEAKRAIRNTQHKLAEQSAVLFTSQSQLKEVEAENSQLQLQLKELNQEYRYRLTQYIKDLAEYMDSKSNAAKGPSKEPADHAHMKCFVDSMLKDIRAAYKSREQQLAGAARGYKKRMQNLVRRHENLLIAYRMQREQIQSQGISEMDPGPPEFHFAITDSELLTSTIQELNQLREDKAKLETELNELKEKMFFLCLQKRLHESSALGPFQRKLDEEGWAEIRKQLREFTHTTQEDLERERSQLLIRAIMAEEQLLELQEYVDKHLARIHFLPQGCSPP, from the exons ATGAGAGGCACAAGAAAGACACAG TATCAGGCAAAGATCCTGACCTTTCAGCACCAACTAAATGAACACGTGTATCCTGGGAGAGCCATGGAGAGTGAGAGCATAAGCACCCTCCAAGAACAGGTCCAGCGCCTCACCAATGAAAAC TTAACCAACCCACCGGGTCATGCTGCAGGCAGGAGACCACTGGAGCAGTTACCCCGCCTGCAGTACAGCACAGTGAacctggctggactggagcaaCCCCCCACCCATGGCATG ATGCAGCTGCAGGATAGAAATGAAAGTCTGTACACAAAGCTTGGAGAACTGCAGGAGAAGATGGGGAAGCTGGCTGGTTCCAAAACAGACTTGTCATCCAGATTGGTCTTCAGTGAGGAAGAGAAACTTAAG ATTTCCAGGGACCTCATTGATCTCCAGATTGACACAAACAAAATGAAAGAGCAGTATGAAACAGAAAACTTTGAACTGAAAAATATG GTCCTGACCCTGGAGAACCGTATTCTGGAGCTGGAGCTCCACAATGATAAGGTCACCGGGGAGCGTGATGCCCTGCAGGAATGCCTACACACCATGGAAACCAATCGCAAGGCACTGGCTGATGAATACATCAGTCTGAAAAGCAACTATCTGGCCCTGGGTAAAGCACATGAACAAGAG GTTGCTAAGAATGAAGAGCTGAGCATAGAGCTGCTAAATGTAGTCCACACCAGGCACTCTCTTCCTCAGTTACGGAATAACTATTCCCAGGTCCTGGCCAATGAAAGCTTAGCTGAGCTGGAAAGGGTGCGGGCTGTGGTCCACCACCTCTCTGCCCGGAAAGTGAAG ccaGAAGATATAGTTGCCTCTGAACACGAACGTCGAAAAGTGGAGAGACAT TTGCTTGGAAACCAAGATCACATAAAAGTTGAGATTGAAAAGATGAAGCGAACATGTGACTCTCAGCAACAGAAGCTggaagagagagt AGTGGCAATGGggaaggagctgcaggaggccaagAGAGCAATTCGCAATACTCAGCACAAACTGGCGGAGCAGTCAGCG GTGCTGTTTACCTCTCAGAGCCAGCTCAAAGAGGTGGAGGCTGAGAATTCCCAGCTGCAGCTTCAGCTGAAGGAGCTGAACCAGGAATATCGCTATCGTCTCACTCAGTACATCAAGGACCTGGCG GAATATATGGACAGCAAATCAAATGCTGCTAAGGGGCCTAGCAAAGAACCAGCTGACCATGCCCACATGAAGTGCTTTGTGGACAGCATGCTGAAGGACATCCGAGCTGCCTATAAATCTcgggagcagcagctggctggagCTGCACGTGGTTACAAGAAGCGCATGCAGAACCTAGTCAGGAGGCATGAAAACCTGCTCATTGCTTATAG GATGCAGCGTGAGCAGATCCAGTCTCAGGGCATCAGCGAGATGGACCCAGGCCCTCCTGAGTTCCATTTCGCCATCACAGATTCTGAGCTACTGACAAGCACCATCCAGGAGCTAAACCAACTGCGAGAGGACAAAGCAAAACTAGAGACAGAGCTGAATGAACTGAAGGAGAAG ATGTTCTTCCTTTGCCTACAGAAAAGACTGCATGAAAGCTCTGCACTAGGACCATTTCAGCG CAAACTGGATGAGGAAGGCTGGGCAGAGATCAGGAAGCAGCTTCGAGAGTTCACACATACTACCCAG GAGGATCTGGAAAGGGAAAGAAGCCAGCTGCTGATTCGGGCAATTATGGCTGAAGAGCAGTTGCTGGAGCTGCAGGAATATGTAGATAAGCATCTTGCAAg GATACACTTCCTTCCTCAGGGCTGCAGCCCACCCTAG
- the CCDC78 gene encoding coiled-coil domain-containing protein 78 isoform X4, producing the protein MRGTRKTQYQAKILTFQHQLNEHVYPGRAMESESISTLQEQVQRLTNENLTNPPGHAAGRRPLEQLPRLQYSTVNLAGLEQPPTHGMMQLQDRNESLYTKLGELQEKMGKLAGSKTDLSSRLVFSEEEKLKISRDLIDLQIDTNKMKEQYETENFELKNMVLTLENRILELELHNDKVTGERDALQECLHTMETNRKALADEYISLKSNYLALGKAHEQEVAKNEELSIELLNVVHTRHSLPQLRNNYSQVLANESLAELERVRAVVHHLSARKVKPEDIVASEHERRKVERHLLGNQDHIKVEIEKMKRTCDSQQQKLEERVVAMGKELQEAKRAIRNTQHKLAEQSAVLFTSQSQLKEVEAENSQLQLQLKELNQEYRYRLTQYIKDLAEYMDSKSNAAKGPSKEPADHAHMKCFVDSMLKDIRAAYKSREQQLAGAARGYKKRMQNLVRRHENLLIAYRMQREQIQSQGISEMDPGPPEFHFAITDSELLTSTIQELNQLREDKAKLETELNELKEKMFFLCLQKRLHESSALGPFQRKLDEEGWAEIRKQLREFTHTTQEDLERERSQLLIRAIMAEEQLLELQEYVDKHLASLAKEKPAV; encoded by the exons ATGAGAGGCACAAGAAAGACACAG TATCAGGCAAAGATCCTGACCTTTCAGCACCAACTAAATGAACACGTGTATCCTGGGAGAGCCATGGAGAGTGAGAGCATAAGCACCCTCCAAGAACAGGTCCAGCGCCTCACCAATGAAAAC TTAACCAACCCACCGGGTCATGCTGCAGGCAGGAGACCACTGGAGCAGTTACCCCGCCTGCAGTACAGCACAGTGAacctggctggactggagcaaCCCCCCACCCATGGCATG ATGCAGCTGCAGGATAGAAATGAAAGTCTGTACACAAAGCTTGGAGAACTGCAGGAGAAGATGGGGAAGCTGGCTGGTTCCAAAACAGACTTGTCATCCAGATTGGTCTTCAGTGAGGAAGAGAAACTTAAG ATTTCCAGGGACCTCATTGATCTCCAGATTGACACAAACAAAATGAAAGAGCAGTATGAAACAGAAAACTTTGAACTGAAAAATATG GTCCTGACCCTGGAGAACCGTATTCTGGAGCTGGAGCTCCACAATGATAAGGTCACCGGGGAGCGTGATGCCCTGCAGGAATGCCTACACACCATGGAAACCAATCGCAAGGCACTGGCTGATGAATACATCAGTCTGAAAAGCAACTATCTGGCCCTGGGTAAAGCACATGAACAAGAG GTTGCTAAGAATGAAGAGCTGAGCATAGAGCTGCTAAATGTAGTCCACACCAGGCACTCTCTTCCTCAGTTACGGAATAACTATTCCCAGGTCCTGGCCAATGAAAGCTTAGCTGAGCTGGAAAGGGTGCGGGCTGTGGTCCACCACCTCTCTGCCCGGAAAGTGAAG ccaGAAGATATAGTTGCCTCTGAACACGAACGTCGAAAAGTGGAGAGACAT TTGCTTGGAAACCAAGATCACATAAAAGTTGAGATTGAAAAGATGAAGCGAACATGTGACTCTCAGCAACAGAAGCTggaagagagagt AGTGGCAATGGggaaggagctgcaggaggccaagAGAGCAATTCGCAATACTCAGCACAAACTGGCGGAGCAGTCAGCG GTGCTGTTTACCTCTCAGAGCCAGCTCAAAGAGGTGGAGGCTGAGAATTCCCAGCTGCAGCTTCAGCTGAAGGAGCTGAACCAGGAATATCGCTATCGTCTCACTCAGTACATCAAGGACCTGGCG GAATATATGGACAGCAAATCAAATGCTGCTAAGGGGCCTAGCAAAGAACCAGCTGACCATGCCCACATGAAGTGCTTTGTGGACAGCATGCTGAAGGACATCCGAGCTGCCTATAAATCTcgggagcagcagctggctggagCTGCACGTGGTTACAAGAAGCGCATGCAGAACCTAGTCAGGAGGCATGAAAACCTGCTCATTGCTTATAG GATGCAGCGTGAGCAGATCCAGTCTCAGGGCATCAGCGAGATGGACCCAGGCCCTCCTGAGTTCCATTTCGCCATCACAGATTCTGAGCTACTGACAAGCACCATCCAGGAGCTAAACCAACTGCGAGAGGACAAAGCAAAACTAGAGACAGAGCTGAATGAACTGAAGGAGAAG ATGTTCTTCCTTTGCCTACAGAAAAGACTGCATGAAAGCTCTGCACTAGGACCATTTCAGCG CAAACTGGATGAGGAAGGCTGGGCAGAGATCAGGAAGCAGCTTCGAGAGTTCACACATACTACCCAG GAGGATCTGGAAAGGGAAAGAAGCCAGCTGCTGATTCGGGCAATTATGGCTGAAGAGCAGTTGCTGGAGCTGCAGGAATATGTAGATAAGCATCTTGCAAg CCTAGCTAAGGAGAAACCAGCTGTGTGA
- the CCDC78 gene encoding coiled-coil domain-containing protein 78 isoform X5, producing MRGTRKTQYQAKILTFQHQLNEHVYPGRAMESESISTLQEQVQRLTNENMQLQDRNESLYTKLGELQEKMGKLAGSKTDLSSRLVFSEEEKLKISRDLIDLQIDTNKMKEQYETENFELKNMVLTLENRILELELHNDKVTGERDALQECLHTMETNRKALADEYISLKSNYLALGKAHEQEVAKNEELSIELLNVVHTRHSLPQLRNNYSQVLANESLAELERVRAVVHHLSARKVKPEDIVASEHERRKVERHLLGNQDHIKVEIEKMKRTCDSQQQKLEERVVAMGKELQEAKRAIRNTQHKLAEQSAVLFTSQSQLKEVEAENSQLQLQLKELNQEYRYRLTQYIKDLAEYMDSKSNAAKGPSKEPADHAHMKCFVDSMLKDIRAAYKSREQQLAGAARGYKKRMQNLVRRHENLLIAYRMQREQIQSQGISEMDPGPPEFHFAITDSELLTSTIQELNQLREDKAKLETELNELKEKKRLHESSALGPFQRKLDEEGWAEIRKQLREFTHTTQEDLERERSQLLIRAIMAEEQLLELQEYVDKHLAREIPFHWYYSCFQRSHSKMCRSKTPMGTLTSSPRFIKKSKSRKGTQRMLLVE from the exons ATGAGAGGCACAAGAAAGACACAG TATCAGGCAAAGATCCTGACCTTTCAGCACCAACTAAATGAACACGTGTATCCTGGGAGAGCCATGGAGAGTGAGAGCATAAGCACCCTCCAAGAACAGGTCCAGCGCCTCACCAATGAAAAC ATGCAGCTGCAGGATAGAAATGAAAGTCTGTACACAAAGCTTGGAGAACTGCAGGAGAAGATGGGGAAGCTGGCTGGTTCCAAAACAGACTTGTCATCCAGATTGGTCTTCAGTGAGGAAGAGAAACTTAAG ATTTCCAGGGACCTCATTGATCTCCAGATTGACACAAACAAAATGAAAGAGCAGTATGAAACAGAAAACTTTGAACTGAAAAATATG GTCCTGACCCTGGAGAACCGTATTCTGGAGCTGGAGCTCCACAATGATAAGGTCACCGGGGAGCGTGATGCCCTGCAGGAATGCCTACACACCATGGAAACCAATCGCAAGGCACTGGCTGATGAATACATCAGTCTGAAAAGCAACTATCTGGCCCTGGGTAAAGCACATGAACAAGAG GTTGCTAAGAATGAAGAGCTGAGCATAGAGCTGCTAAATGTAGTCCACACCAGGCACTCTCTTCCTCAGTTACGGAATAACTATTCCCAGGTCCTGGCCAATGAAAGCTTAGCTGAGCTGGAAAGGGTGCGGGCTGTGGTCCACCACCTCTCTGCCCGGAAAGTGAAG ccaGAAGATATAGTTGCCTCTGAACACGAACGTCGAAAAGTGGAGAGACAT TTGCTTGGAAACCAAGATCACATAAAAGTTGAGATTGAAAAGATGAAGCGAACATGTGACTCTCAGCAACAGAAGCTggaagagagagt AGTGGCAATGGggaaggagctgcaggaggccaagAGAGCAATTCGCAATACTCAGCACAAACTGGCGGAGCAGTCAGCG GTGCTGTTTACCTCTCAGAGCCAGCTCAAAGAGGTGGAGGCTGAGAATTCCCAGCTGCAGCTTCAGCTGAAGGAGCTGAACCAGGAATATCGCTATCGTCTCACTCAGTACATCAAGGACCTGGCG GAATATATGGACAGCAAATCAAATGCTGCTAAGGGGCCTAGCAAAGAACCAGCTGACCATGCCCACATGAAGTGCTTTGTGGACAGCATGCTGAAGGACATCCGAGCTGCCTATAAATCTcgggagcagcagctggctggagCTGCACGTGGTTACAAGAAGCGCATGCAGAACCTAGTCAGGAGGCATGAAAACCTGCTCATTGCTTATAG GATGCAGCGTGAGCAGATCCAGTCTCAGGGCATCAGCGAGATGGACCCAGGCCCTCCTGAGTTCCATTTCGCCATCACAGATTCTGAGCTACTGACAAGCACCATCCAGGAGCTAAACCAACTGCGAGAGGACAAAGCAAAACTAGAGACAGAGCTGAATGAACTGAAGGAGAAG AAAAGACTGCATGAAAGCTCTGCACTAGGACCATTTCAGCG CAAACTGGATGAGGAAGGCTGGGCAGAGATCAGGAAGCAGCTTCGAGAGTTCACACATACTACCCAG GAGGATCTGGAAAGGGAAAGAAGCCAGCTGCTGATTCGGGCAATTATGGCTGAAGAGCAGTTGCTGGAGCTGCAGGAATATGTAGATAAGCATCTTGCAAg
- the CCDC78 gene encoding coiled-coil domain-containing protein 78 isoform X2, which produces MRGTRKTQYQAKILTFQHQLNEHVYPGRAMESESISTLQEQVQRLTNENMQLQDRNESLYTKLGELQEKMGKLAGSKTDLSSRLVFSEEEKLKISRDLIDLQIDTNKMKEQYETENFELKNMVLTLENRILELELHNDKVTGERDALQECLHTMETNRKALADEYISLKSNYLALGKAHEQEVAKNEELSIELLNVVHTRHSLPQLRNNYSQVLANESLAELERVRAVVHHLSARKVKPEDIVASEHERRKVERHLLGNQDHIKVEIEKMKRTCDSQQQKLEERVVAMGKELQEAKRAIRNTQHKLAEQSAVLFTSQSQLKEVEAENSQLQLQLKELNQEYRYRLTQYIKDLAEYMDSKSNAAKGPSKEPADHAHMKCFVDSMLKDIRAAYKSREQQLAGAARGYKKRMQNLVRRHENLLIAYRMQREQIQSQGISEMDPGPPEFHFAITDSELLTSTIQELNQLREDKAKLETELNELKEKMFFLCLQKRLHESSALGPFQRKLDEEGWAEIRKQLREFTHTTQEDLERERSQLLIRAIMAEEQLLELQEYVDKHLAREIPFHWYYSCFQRSHSKMCRSKTPMGTLTSSPRFIKKSKSRKGTQRMLLVE; this is translated from the exons ATGAGAGGCACAAGAAAGACACAG TATCAGGCAAAGATCCTGACCTTTCAGCACCAACTAAATGAACACGTGTATCCTGGGAGAGCCATGGAGAGTGAGAGCATAAGCACCCTCCAAGAACAGGTCCAGCGCCTCACCAATGAAAAC ATGCAGCTGCAGGATAGAAATGAAAGTCTGTACACAAAGCTTGGAGAACTGCAGGAGAAGATGGGGAAGCTGGCTGGTTCCAAAACAGACTTGTCATCCAGATTGGTCTTCAGTGAGGAAGAGAAACTTAAG ATTTCCAGGGACCTCATTGATCTCCAGATTGACACAAACAAAATGAAAGAGCAGTATGAAACAGAAAACTTTGAACTGAAAAATATG GTCCTGACCCTGGAGAACCGTATTCTGGAGCTGGAGCTCCACAATGATAAGGTCACCGGGGAGCGTGATGCCCTGCAGGAATGCCTACACACCATGGAAACCAATCGCAAGGCACTGGCTGATGAATACATCAGTCTGAAAAGCAACTATCTGGCCCTGGGTAAAGCACATGAACAAGAG GTTGCTAAGAATGAAGAGCTGAGCATAGAGCTGCTAAATGTAGTCCACACCAGGCACTCTCTTCCTCAGTTACGGAATAACTATTCCCAGGTCCTGGCCAATGAAAGCTTAGCTGAGCTGGAAAGGGTGCGGGCTGTGGTCCACCACCTCTCTGCCCGGAAAGTGAAG ccaGAAGATATAGTTGCCTCTGAACACGAACGTCGAAAAGTGGAGAGACAT TTGCTTGGAAACCAAGATCACATAAAAGTTGAGATTGAAAAGATGAAGCGAACATGTGACTCTCAGCAACAGAAGCTggaagagagagt AGTGGCAATGGggaaggagctgcaggaggccaagAGAGCAATTCGCAATACTCAGCACAAACTGGCGGAGCAGTCAGCG GTGCTGTTTACCTCTCAGAGCCAGCTCAAAGAGGTGGAGGCTGAGAATTCCCAGCTGCAGCTTCAGCTGAAGGAGCTGAACCAGGAATATCGCTATCGTCTCACTCAGTACATCAAGGACCTGGCG GAATATATGGACAGCAAATCAAATGCTGCTAAGGGGCCTAGCAAAGAACCAGCTGACCATGCCCACATGAAGTGCTTTGTGGACAGCATGCTGAAGGACATCCGAGCTGCCTATAAATCTcgggagcagcagctggctggagCTGCACGTGGTTACAAGAAGCGCATGCAGAACCTAGTCAGGAGGCATGAAAACCTGCTCATTGCTTATAG GATGCAGCGTGAGCAGATCCAGTCTCAGGGCATCAGCGAGATGGACCCAGGCCCTCCTGAGTTCCATTTCGCCATCACAGATTCTGAGCTACTGACAAGCACCATCCAGGAGCTAAACCAACTGCGAGAGGACAAAGCAAAACTAGAGACAGAGCTGAATGAACTGAAGGAGAAG ATGTTCTTCCTTTGCCTACAGAAAAGACTGCATGAAAGCTCTGCACTAGGACCATTTCAGCG CAAACTGGATGAGGAAGGCTGGGCAGAGATCAGGAAGCAGCTTCGAGAGTTCACACATACTACCCAG GAGGATCTGGAAAGGGAAAGAAGCCAGCTGCTGATTCGGGCAATTATGGCTGAAGAGCAGTTGCTGGAGCTGCAGGAATATGTAGATAAGCATCTTGCAAg